A window of the Mesorhizobium opportunistum WSM2075 genome harbors these coding sequences:
- a CDS encoding Ulp1 family isopeptidase, with protein MSVEQQVAEAFRPMFDDRADEAHNEGAVLRVEQGLRDVLHQEQNDQAAQPIVAASQQQIRPLSDALDQGNHRPQLVIVNGEHFTALWPAERLAALNARQAVALHQQPSQIGHSGGRVPMQPLMQRLAELPLAGLPVQGARAEHIRRMHVQAAPSAKFEAPSAAIGSSITVSFALPKGVSHGTQRVPQAMLSSSDRDGRLPDAGPARQVGIEQHVAAPRRSNPAPVAPRVRRDPSYRHVSDEHWNVIDKAIAQAADSQQGYSKSRLQAYTYSLRRLANHFGERGQANDLTNHQSLVDHLDTFFSDYPDMKPALNVLRAYHEPDYSVADRPVPAKADAHLLEQAAGDSGLASGTRVIYSRSLRKFSAALDKQGQTITGLDHDERAKIAESLYPDDRYLSYALERIRKADSYALAKANLSLFVDRADVVPTNTEALVRIEQGLLDALQEGQNDQAASSFFNNQSMPAGRDNLNTSMSDAFASSGWAGVQAAAPPVLAASQQQIQPLPDALDQGAHRAPRGVVTNNEHSTALWPAERLTALNTPQVVAFQQQPSQIGNSGGRVPMQPPMQQFGELPLAGVPVPGTGAEPIRRMQRAAPSARSEAPPAAIEDLIDLSSAVPNGFSHGTQRVPEAMLPFLNHHGLLPDADKPEWNFDIKGHGYTALMPEGGNAVWLVHRGAIREAAAAAVPARAPEPALPATQSDTYRGVPLVDLTTSSEAHIAALPSGSFNLPEGAVLGPDLLGDAHISRDYQLLAQSLQMHHPALAARTRLVDSLVSQQLRRHDRDPNPIVLSIYHQNDVAADFVFLPVNSGDPIATAENDGRNEHWSLLLVDRSDPDKAVAYHYDSIRRGDGLPYNDAPARELAARLEVTTVVTPAMALQNNGVDCGVFVVDGTRSLVERLANQDLPDPQRPLHLEALVPDRQALQNRLWQGRLPHELASPAEAFGAAGSQVRHAVLQAQQARQVAPASFERHVSRTRHAQAELTSALERSNRVNSGGVIINNEHYTALLTPAKRQRTENPQILSTGPQASAANTSSIRQDPDQARADLMTSYRSRERSDAGR; from the coding sequence GTGAGCGTGGAGCAGCAAGTGGCCGAGGCGTTCCGGCCGATGTTCGATGATCGAGCCGACGAGGCGCACAATGAAGGGGCCGTTCTGCGAGTGGAACAGGGGCTCCGCGACGTGCTTCACCAAGAGCAGAATGATCAAGCCGCTCAGCCAATCGTAGCTGCCAGCCAACAGCAGATCCGACCCTTGTCGGATGCGCTTGACCAGGGCAACCACCGGCCACAGTTGGTCATCGTCAATGGTGAACATTTCACAGCGCTGTGGCCAGCGGAGAGGCTGGCGGCCCTGAATGCGCGGCAAGCCGTCGCCCTTCACCAGCAGCCGAGCCAAATCGGCCATTCGGGCGGCCGCGTGCCGATGCAGCCCCTCATGCAGCGGTTGGCTGAATTGCCATTGGCAGGGCTACCAGTTCAAGGCGCAAGGGCCGAACACATCAGAAGGATGCATGTGCAGGCCGCGCCCTCCGCAAAATTTGAAGCGCCCTCCGCTGCTATCGGGAGCTCCATTACCGTCTCGTTCGCCCTCCCCAAAGGCGTCTCCCATGGAACTCAACGCGTCCCACAGGCGATGCTCTCTTCCTCGGACCGCGATGGCCGCTTGCCTGATGCGGGTCCGGCCCGGCAAGTGGGCATTGAGCAGCACGTGGCCGCGCCGCGCCGCTCCAATCCGGCTCCTGTCGCGCCTCGAGTACGTCGTGACCCCAGCTATCGCCATGTGTCCGACGAACACTGGAACGTTATTGATAAGGCGATCGCCCAGGCTGCGGATTCTCAGCAAGGCTATAGCAAGAGTAGGCTTCAAGCTTACACTTATTCGCTTCGCCGATTGGCGAATCATTTCGGCGAGCGCGGCCAAGCGAATGATCTAACAAATCACCAATCCCTGGTCGACCACCTCGATACTTTCTTTTCGGACTACCCTGATATGAAGCCGGCGTTGAACGTCCTGCGTGCGTATCATGAGCCGGACTATTCAGTTGCTGACCGGCCGGTGCCCGCAAAGGCAGACGCGCACCTCCTGGAACAAGCGGCCGGTGACAGCGGGTTGGCTTCAGGCACCCGTGTTATCTATAGTCGTAGTCTTCGCAAATTTTCTGCGGCGCTTGACAAACAGGGTCAGACGATCACTGGGCTGGATCACGATGAGCGGGCGAAAATCGCCGAGAGCTTGTACCCAGACGATCGCTATCTCAGCTACGCGCTAGAGCGGATTCGCAAAGCGGACTCATACGCGCTTGCCAAGGCGAACCTATCGCTGTTCGTTGATCGAGCCGACGTGGTGCCAACCAATACAGAGGCGCTTGTGCGAATCGAGCAGGGGTTGCTCGACGCGCTTCAGGAAGGGCAGAATGATCAAGCCGCCTCGTCTTTTTTCAACAATCAAAGCATGCCCGCTGGACGGGATAACCTCAACACAAGCATGTCGGACGCTTTCGCAAGCTCTGGATGGGCCGGAGTTCAGGCCGCCGCTCCGCCAGTCCTAGCTGCCAGCCAACAGCAGATACAGCCCTTGCCGGATGCGCTTGATCAGGGCGCCCACCGGGCACCCCGGGGGGTCGTCACCAACAATGAACATTCCACAGCGCTGTGGCCAGCGGAGAGGCTGACGGCCCTGAATACGCCGCAAGTCGTCGCCTTTCAGCAGCAGCCGAGCCAAATCGGCAATTCAGGCGGCCGCGTGCCAATGCAGCCCCCCATGCAGCAGTTCGGTGAATTGCCCTTGGCTGGGGTACCCGTTCCAGGCACAGGGGCCGAGCCCATCAGAAGGATGCAGCGGGCCGCGCCCTCCGCAAGGTCTGAGGCGCCCCCCGCGGCGATCGAGGACCTTATAGACCTTTCGTCCGCCGTCCCCAACGGCTTCTCCCATGGGACTCAACGCGTCCCAGAGGCGATGCTCCCTTTTCTCAATCACCATGGCCTCTTGCCGGATGCCGACAAGCCGGAATGGAACTTCGATATCAAAGGTCACGGCTACACCGCCCTGATGCCGGAGGGCGGCAACGCCGTTTGGCTCGTCCATCGCGGTGCGATCAGGGAAGCTGCAGCGGCAGCAGTACCGGCAAGGGCTCCAGAACCCGCCTTGCCAGCGACGCAGTCAGACACCTATCGCGGTGTTCCGTTGGTCGATCTGACCACCTCCTCCGAGGCTCACATCGCAGCCCTTCCGTCAGGCTCGTTCAACCTCCCCGAAGGGGCGGTGCTCGGCCCCGACCTGCTGGGTGACGCCCATATCAGCAGGGATTACCAGTTGCTGGCGCAGAGCCTGCAGATGCACCACCCAGCACTCGCCGCCCGAACGCGGCTAGTGGATTCCTTGGTCTCCCAGCAACTGCGCCGTCACGACCGGGACCCGAACCCTATAGTGCTGTCCATCTATCATCAAAACGACGTCGCAGCCGACTTCGTGTTCCTGCCTGTGAACAGTGGCGATCCCATCGCTACGGCGGAGAATGATGGACGCAACGAGCATTGGTCGCTGCTGCTCGTAGATCGCAGCGATCCGGATAAAGCGGTTGCCTATCACTACGACTCCATCCGTCGTGGCGATGGACTGCCATACAATGACGCGCCTGCACGAGAGCTCGCAGCCAGACTGGAAGTGACCACCGTGGTGACACCCGCCATGGCCCTGCAGAACAACGGTGTTGATTGCGGCGTGTTCGTGGTGGACGGCACGCGCTCGCTGGTTGAGAGATTGGCGAACCAAGACTTGCCAGACCCGCAGCGGCCGCTGCACCTCGAGGCCCTCGTCCCCGATCGGCAGGCGCTGCAAAACCGACTGTGGCAGGGGCGCTTGCCCCACGAGCTTGCAAGCCCCGCGGAAGCGTTTGGAGCAGCCGGGTCGCAGGTGCGACACGCGGTGTTGCAAGCGCAGCAAGCCCGACAAGTCGCGCCAGCCTCGTTTGAACGGCACGTGAGCAGGACTCGCCACGCCCAGGCCGAGCTGACGAGTGCACTTGAAAGGAGCAACCGCGTGAACAGCGGGGGCGTCATCATAAACAATGAACACTACACAGCGCTGTTGACACCGGCGAAGAGGCAGAGGACTGAAAATCCGCAAATCCTCAGCACGGGGCCGCAAGCGAGTGCAGCAAACACGTCGTCCATCAGGCAAGACCCCGATCAAGCCCGAGCGGACCTCATGACTTCCTACAGAAGCAGAGAGCGCTCCGACGCGGGGCGTTGA
- a CDS encoding IS66 family transposase — MIICRSTGRPKSTPARGIQLDRATLGNWAGRACFDLKPIAEHMRRRLADADRLFIDPVRAMTG, encoded by the coding sequence GTGATCATTTGCCGTTCTACCGGCAGGCCGAAATCTACGCCCGCCAGGGGCATCCAACTGGATCGCGCCACACTGGGCAATTGGGCAGGCCGGGCCTGCTTCGATCTCAAGCCGATAGCCGAGCACATGCGCCGGCGTCTGGCTGACGCGGATCGCCTGTTCATTGACCCTGTGAGGGCTATGACCGGCTGA